A genomic segment from Gilvibacter sp. SZ-19 encodes:
- a CDS encoding tail fiber domain-containing protein, producing the protein MKKLISLALLCLIATAVHAQVGINNIAPNASLDITATDQTNPANTDGILIPRIDQFPSVNPGAAQNGMLVYLTTTVGTNPPGFYYWNNGTTSWDSIGGGAEQINELSDGIYDGTSVFLGNSSGTNDDGGNLNAAVGRLAMAANTSGVHNSALGQQALTANTTGNFNTAIGYQSLFANTVGNSNTAVGRLALRANSTGGNNAAFGEQSLLSNTTASFNSAFGYYALRANSTGAQNAAFGYNSLALNSTASGNSAFGAFALYRNTTGIYNTAVGNNAMSNTNTGSYNTAVGNSALGGVTLTGDRNTAIGSGSMSGVSSATDNVALGYNAMNANQSGVYNIAIGSSALTGLARASYNIAIGRNTLATVSTSTAPVYNIAVGDGALNRITSGSYNIGVGNNSLDAATSGRQNTATGAFSLTSLTTGINNTAYGYGSGSSLLTGSRNTYIGHSAGLNSSNGLNNTYIGASAGQNANGTGNVFIGYQAGLTETGSNRLIIDNVSTTSPLIWGDFATNDFRINGGLQVGNPGTTGYEFPAFDGAANQVLQTNGTGTLSWGTVSGEWTDGGAYLYPADGTTENILIGTTVGGNYKLGVSGTLNSVSIGPTVNSDIIDVTTGLDSGDGLDINMTSSYNLSSRSALAAFLTYGNVGADVARFETGSGNLYGLRTTIGSDFSGTEYGVYSQVLTSNGHAGYFLGDLTVGTTTVNTYTFPAFRGSAGQIMQTDGVGNVSWVSGTSLVSPTNGLSNISSSIGLGGTLTQTTTLNHSFYDLTHNLTSSGDFAITGSGIRFFEANTSRVINIGGNTYWRSGSTTGGIVGRMYNSGSIGVFDLYNGGIRTRITSSGSSYFNGGNVGIGTFGPNEILDVEGVDTTGFIAEINNTSNTTGADALAIRLGTSLPTTGNFYVGFYSSGSTIRGSISGNSVGGVSFNTTSDARLKTNFKQVDGALEMISRINPQWYEYKSNLGQVEMGFLAQQLQKVYPNAVTGSPDSDPETAPMMVDYAKITPLLTAGIQELQQKVNTLEDNVADLEAENAALKATVAKYEALEARIAALEGNKSAATQDIVAQNEE; encoded by the coding sequence GTAGGAATTAACAACATTGCACCCAACGCTAGTCTCGACATAACGGCTACGGATCAAACCAATCCGGCAAATACAGATGGAATCTTGATCCCTCGGATCGATCAGTTCCCATCGGTAAATCCTGGCGCAGCCCAAAACGGAATGCTCGTTTATTTGACCACCACAGTAGGAACCAATCCTCCAGGGTTTTATTATTGGAACAACGGCACTACCTCTTGGGACAGCATTGGTGGCGGAGCAGAACAGATCAATGAACTAAGCGATGGGATTTATGACGGAACTTCTGTCTTTCTCGGAAATAGCTCTGGAACTAATGATGACGGGGGTAATTTAAACGCTGCAGTTGGTAGACTCGCTATGGCCGCCAATACAAGCGGGGTACATAACTCCGCTCTCGGACAACAAGCTCTTACCGCAAATACAACCGGAAACTTTAACACCGCTATTGGATATCAATCACTTTTTGCCAATACCGTTGGTAATTCGAATACTGCTGTAGGTCGATTGGCCCTAAGAGCAAATTCCACTGGAGGGAATAATGCCGCTTTTGGAGAGCAATCCTTATTAAGTAATACTACGGCCAGTTTCAATTCGGCATTTGGATATTACGCCTTACGTGCAAATAGCACTGGGGCTCAAAACGCTGCCTTTGGGTATAACTCCTTGGCGCTTAACAGTACAGCTAGTGGCAACTCTGCCTTTGGTGCCTTTGCTTTATATCGCAACACCACGGGTATTTACAACACGGCTGTTGGAAATAATGCCATGTCTAACACCAACACCGGCTCATACAATACTGCGGTTGGAAATTCCGCTTTAGGAGGAGTTACTTTGACCGGCGATAGAAACACTGCTATAGGTTCGGGGAGTATGTCTGGAGTGAGTTCAGCAACAGACAATGTAGCTCTAGGATACAACGCCATGAATGCTAATCAAAGTGGAGTGTATAATATCGCAATAGGCTCGTCAGCCTTAACCGGCCTAGCTAGAGCTTCGTATAATATTGCAATTGGACGAAACACCTTAGCTACAGTATCTACCTCGACGGCGCCTGTGTATAATATTGCAGTCGGAGACGGTGCATTAAATAGAATAACATCAGGAAGCTATAACATTGGTGTTGGAAATAACAGCTTAGATGCTGCCACTAGTGGTAGACAAAATACAGCTACCGGTGCTTTTTCATTGACCTCCTTAACAACAGGAATCAACAACACTGCATACGGTTATGGCAGTGGCTCGTCTTTACTTACTGGTTCAAGAAACACCTACATTGGCCATAGTGCTGGCCTAAATAGCTCCAATGGTTTAAATAACACTTATATAGGAGCATCTGCCGGACAAAATGCAAATGGTACGGGCAATGTTTTTATAGGCTATCAGGCCGGGCTCACTGAAACCGGATCTAATAGACTGATTATCGATAACGTAAGCACCACTTCTCCTTTGATCTGGGGAGATTTCGCAACCAATGACTTTAGAATCAACGGTGGACTACAAGTGGGTAATCCTGGTACAACAGGATATGAATTCCCTGCTTTTGACGGCGCCGCAAATCAAGTCTTACAGACCAACGGAACTGGAACGCTCAGCTGGGGAACTGTCTCCGGAGAATGGACAGACGGTGGTGCCTATCTTTATCCTGCAGATGGGACTACTGAGAATATTTTAATTGGAACAACTGTGGGAGGAAACTACAAATTAGGGGTGAGCGGAACTCTGAACAGTGTTTCTATTGGTCCTACTGTCAATTCCGATATCATAGATGTCACTACTGGATTAGATTCTGGAGACGGGCTAGATATCAATATGACAAGTTCTTACAACTTAAGTTCTCGTTCTGCACTAGCTGCATTCTTGACCTATGGAAATGTAGGTGCCGATGTGGCCCGTTTTGAAACTGGCAGTGGTAATCTTTATGGTTTACGAACTACCATAGGTAGTGATTTTTCAGGAACAGAATACGGGGTCTATTCACAAGTGCTGACTTCTAATGGTCATGCCGGTTACTTTTTAGGAGATCTGACGGTAGGAACCACGACAGTAAACACCTATACATTCCCTGCTTTTAGAGGCAGCGCCGGACAAATTATGCAGACCGATGGTGTTGGTAATGTCAGTTGGGTTAGCGGTACTAGCTTAGTTAGCCCAACCAACGGATTATCTAACATCAGCTCCTCAATTGGCCTAGGCGGGACCCTGACGCAAACCACAACTTTGAACCACAGTTTTTATGATCTTACACACAACCTTACCTCTAGCGGAGATTTTGCAATTACAGGTAGTGGGATACGATTTTTTGAGGCTAACACAAGTAGAGTCATAAATATAGGTGGTAATACTTACTGGCGAAGTGGGTCAACTACTGGAGGAATTGTTGGCCGCATGTATAATTCAGGCTCGATTGGTGTATTTGATCTTTATAATGGTGGTATTAGAACTCGAATCACCTCTAGTGGCAGTTCTTATTTCAATGGAGGTAATGTTGGGATAGGAACTTTTGGACCAAATGAAATCTTGGACGTAGAAGGTGTCGATACGACTGGTTTTATTGCTGAGATAAACAATACAAGCAATACTACAGGAGCAGATGCCTTAGCAATCCGATTAGGAACAAGCCTACCCACTACCGGAAATTTCTATGTTGGATTCTACAGCTCCGGGTCAACAATAAGAGGAAGCATTTCAGGCAATAGTGTTGGAGGTGTATCTTTCAATACTACTTCTGACGCTCGTCTTAAAACCAACTTTAAGCAAGTAGACGGCGCATTGGAAATGATCTCAAGGATAAATCCGCAGTGGTATGAATACAAAAGCAATTTAGGGCAGGTTGAAATGGGCTTTTTAGCGCAACAGCTTCAAAAGGTATACCCTAACGCCGTAACTGGCAGTCCAGACAGTGATCCTGAAACGGCGCCAATGATGGTAGACTATGCTAAGATAACTCCACTGCTCACAGCTGGAATTCAAGAACTGCAGCAAAAGGTAAATACGCTAGAAGACAATGTCGCAGATCTGGAGGCCGAAAATGCTGCTTTAAAAGCAACAGTTGCCAAGTACGAAGCTTTGGAAGCACGTATCGCCGCTTTAGAAGGCAACAAATCCGCAGCAACTCAAGATATCGTTGCACAGAACGAGGAGTAA